The following coding sequences lie in one Klebsiella huaxiensis genomic window:
- the dalT gene encoding D-arabinitol transporter, translating into MSVNNKQWLGLPLNLFWGYIAIAVFMTGDGFELAFLSHYITELGFSPAQASFAFTLYGLAAALSAWISGVVAEIITPLKTMMIGFVLWCVFHVLFLVFGLGHANYPLILLFYGIRGFAYPLFLYSFIVAIIHNVKSDSASSAIGWFWAVYSVGIGVFGSYIPSFTIPHIGELGTLWLALAFCVTGGIIALVSLRNIQTPHHMQNLTTREKFSELGRAATLLYTNRNIMLSSMVRIINTLSLFGFAVIMPMMFVDELGFTTSEWLQVWAVFFFTTIFSNVLWGILGEKLGWMKVVRWFGCVGMALSSLAFYYIPQHFGHNFAMAMIPAIALGIFVAAFVPLAAVFPALEPKHKGAAISVYNLSAGMSNFLAPAIAVILLPFFSTIGVVIAYTALYVVAFFLCAFIRVEQPGFSHKEAPASEQVEFS; encoded by the coding sequence ATGTCCGTAAATAATAAACAGTGGCTCGGTTTACCCCTGAACCTGTTCTGGGGATACATCGCCATCGCCGTGTTTATGACCGGTGACGGTTTCGAACTGGCATTCCTGTCGCATTACATTACAGAGTTAGGATTCTCTCCGGCTCAGGCCTCATTTGCCTTTACCCTTTATGGATTGGCCGCAGCGCTATCAGCGTGGATTTCCGGCGTCGTAGCGGAAATTATCACCCCGCTAAAGACCATGATGATTGGCTTCGTACTGTGGTGCGTATTCCACGTACTGTTCCTGGTTTTCGGCCTTGGACACGCCAACTACCCGCTGATTCTGCTGTTTTACGGCATTCGTGGCTTCGCGTATCCGCTGTTCCTCTACTCGTTTATCGTCGCCATTATCCATAACGTCAAAAGCGACAGCGCCAGTTCGGCCATCGGTTGGTTCTGGGCAGTTTACTCTGTCGGTATCGGCGTTTTCGGCAGCTATATTCCGAGTTTTACCATCCCGCATATCGGCGAGCTGGGGACATTGTGGCTGGCGCTGGCTTTCTGCGTCACTGGTGGGATTATTGCGCTGGTCTCTTTGCGCAATATTCAAACTCCACACCATATGCAAAATTTGACCACTCGTGAGAAGTTTTCCGAGCTGGGACGCGCGGCGACGCTGCTCTATACCAACCGCAATATTATGTTGTCCAGCATGGTGCGTATCATCAATACGCTGTCATTGTTTGGCTTTGCGGTAATCATGCCGATGATGTTTGTCGATGAGCTGGGTTTCACCACTTCTGAATGGTTGCAGGTGTGGGCCGTCTTCTTCTTCACCACCATTTTCTCCAACGTACTGTGGGGGATTTTGGGCGAAAAACTGGGCTGGATGAAAGTGGTGCGCTGGTTCGGCTGCGTCGGTATGGCGCTTTCCAGCTTGGCGTTTTATTACATTCCGCAGCACTTCGGGCATAACTTTGCTATGGCGATGATTCCGGCTATCGCCCTGGGGATCTTTGTCGCCGCTTTCGTTCCGCTGGCTGCCGTATTCCCGGCGCTGGAGCCCAAGCACAAAGGTGCGGCGATTTCGGTGTATAACCTGTCTGCGGGGATGTCGAACTTTCTCGCACCGGCGATTGCGGTGATACTGCTGCCGTTCTTCAGCACTATCGGGGTGGTCATCGCCTATACCGCGCTGTACGTGGTGGCCTTTTTCCTTTGTGCGTTTATTCGCGTCGAGCAACCGGGATTTTCCCACAAGGAAGCGCCCGCCAGCGAGCAGGTTGAGTTCTCTTAA
- a CDS encoding HAD family hydrolase → MSIKAVIFDMDGVIIDSETLWRQAQIEALAQWGATVSIDECETLTKGKRLDDIVRTWCRHCRLDVAPKQLEAAILQRITDLIAAEGEPMNGVHETLSYFRQLGYHIALATSSSHQVISAVLNKLSLWHYFDVVSSADDEECGKPHPAVYLSTLRKLNLNASQCLVIEDSFNGFSAAQAANIPTIVIAEDCLHGRFQAAAGRYRALPELLEALSVEPEAAV, encoded by the coding sequence ATGAGTATTAAAGCAGTTATTTTTGACATGGATGGCGTGATTATTGATTCCGAAACCCTGTGGCGACAGGCGCAAATTGAAGCGCTGGCGCAGTGGGGGGCAACGGTAAGTATCGATGAGTGTGAAACGCTGACCAAAGGTAAACGCCTTGATGACATTGTGCGCACCTGGTGCCGACATTGTCGGCTTGACGTTGCGCCAAAGCAGCTCGAAGCAGCCATATTGCAGCGAATTACCGACCTGATTGCCGCCGAAGGTGAGCCGATGAACGGTGTGCATGAAACGTTGAGCTATTTTCGCCAGCTTGGCTATCACATTGCGCTCGCCACCTCATCATCCCATCAGGTTATTTCCGCAGTACTGAACAAACTCTCCCTTTGGCACTATTTTGACGTGGTTTCCAGTGCGGATGATGAGGAATGCGGCAAACCTCATCCGGCGGTTTACTTGTCAACGCTGCGCAAGCTCAACCTCAACGCCAGTCAGTGCCTGGTGATTGAAGATAGCTTTAACGGTTTTAGCGCCGCTCAGGCAGCAAATATCCCCACTATCGTTATCGCCGAAGATTGCCTGCATGGTCGTTTTCAGGCCGCCGCCGGTCGCTATCGGGCGTTACCTGAACTGCTGGAAGCTCTTTCTGTAGAGCCAGAGGCGGCGGTATAA
- a CDS encoding mandelate racemase family protein — protein sequence MKIESVNVTVFQYPTRRVSDSAGHSHPGAESMAKMAMLTITADDGTQGFSFAPPEVVRPFVVNTFFRKVMVGQDPFNRERIWQDLNHWQRGSAHQLTERALSFVEQALWDLIGRKLNMPVYKLLGGYRDTVPAYGSTMCGDDLPGGLSTPDEYASFAETLVARGYKAIKLHTWMPPVSFAPNPKMDIKACAAVREAVGPDIDLMIDGYHWYSRTEALWIGKELEKLNFAWFEEPMEEDSMSSYAWLAENLSIPIVGPESFGGKHHMRAEWVKAGACDILRAGSNGVGGITPTMKVAALAESFGMDCEVHGNGAASLAVVGAIRNCRWYERGLLHPFLNYDEPAAYLNSIVDPMDDQGLVHLSQRPGLGEDINFAYIEANTVSHD from the coding sequence ATGAAAATTGAATCTGTAAATGTCACCGTTTTCCAGTATCCCACTCGTCGGGTTTCCGACAGCGCCGGGCACTCCCATCCGGGAGCCGAAAGCATGGCAAAAATGGCGATGCTGACCATTACTGCCGATGATGGCACCCAGGGTTTTTCTTTTGCGCCGCCGGAAGTAGTGCGCCCGTTTGTGGTGAATACCTTCTTTCGTAAGGTGATGGTGGGGCAGGACCCGTTCAACCGTGAACGCATTTGGCAGGATCTTAACCACTGGCAGCGCGGTAGCGCCCATCAGTTGACCGAACGCGCGCTGTCGTTTGTCGAGCAGGCGCTGTGGGATCTAATTGGTCGCAAGCTCAATATGCCGGTTTACAAGCTGCTCGGTGGCTATCGCGACACGGTTCCGGCCTATGGCAGCACCATGTGCGGCGACGATCTGCCTGGCGGACTGTCGACCCCGGATGAGTATGCGTCATTTGCTGAAACGCTGGTGGCTCGTGGCTACAAGGCCATCAAGCTGCATACCTGGATGCCGCCAGTCTCTTTCGCGCCAAATCCGAAGATGGATATCAAAGCCTGTGCGGCGGTGCGTGAAGCAGTAGGACCGGATATCGACCTGATGATTGATGGCTATCACTGGTACAGCCGGACAGAAGCGCTGTGGATCGGTAAAGAGCTGGAAAAACTGAATTTCGCCTGGTTTGAAGAGCCGATGGAAGAGGATTCGATGTCCTCTTACGCATGGCTGGCGGAAAACCTGTCGATTCCCATCGTCGGGCCGGAGAGCTTTGGTGGCAAGCATCATATGCGCGCCGAATGGGTGAAAGCCGGAGCCTGCGACATCCTGCGCGCCGGATCCAACGGCGTTGGCGGCATTACGCCGACCATGAAGGTTGCTGCGCTGGCGGAGTCGTTCGGTATGGATTGCGAAGTCCACGGCAACGGCGCGGCGAGCCTCGCGGTGGTAGGGGCTATCCGCAACTGCCGCTGGTACGAGCGCGGCCTGCTGCACCCGTTCCTCAATTACGATGAGCCAGCCGCGTATCTCAACAGCATTGTCGACCCGATGGATGACCAGGGATTAGTGCATTTGTCACAACGACCAGGTCTCGGTGAAGATATTAATTTTGCGTATATCGAAGCCAATACCGTTAGCCACGACTGA
- a CDS encoding ABC transporter substrate-binding protein: MKKTSLLGACLLALAVSMGSGAAIAKTPPDQLIIGMNMNNLLTLDPAAMTGNEVVGIVVNLYDSLVELDPKQLTNVRPALAKSWDISPDGKTLTFHLRDDVKFHSGNPLTAADVVWSMRRILHLNLAQASVWKSYGFSKKNIDNQVSAPDDVTVQIVLPKDNDPQLVIYSLAALGNLGVLDSKTVQSHEQDKDWGNRWLTTHEAGSGPFTLETWQAKDVLRMKRNPDYWRGEAKMSRVVLRHFQESQTLRLMVAKGDLDIANNMAVSDINALRSDPQLTVDAVQRGTMYYVAMSMNEDHFANPKVREAVRYLIDYQGINKALMPGYGVLHQRPIKAGMPSTLPDPGYTLDVARAKKLLAEAGYPNGFDTTLRVLSDQPFLNIAIAVQSTLMQAGINAKIITGTGNQIYGAMRERKFDLLVGRGGSGMEPHPHSSLRALVYNPDNSAEARLTNFQGWRTGFYDPQLNSMIDHALLERNPQQQVASYQAIQQRYDQLIPALIPLSQMVDSVVVRNEVQDYQPHPSATTFLREVYKTREGEKG; encoded by the coding sequence ATGAAAAAAACCTCTTTACTGGGAGCGTGCTTACTCGCGCTCGCCGTGTCGATGGGAAGTGGGGCGGCAATAGCGAAAACGCCGCCCGACCAACTGATCATCGGCATGAATATGAACAACCTTCTGACGCTTGACCCGGCAGCGATGACCGGTAACGAAGTCGTCGGGATTGTGGTCAATCTCTATGACTCGCTGGTGGAGCTTGATCCTAAACAGCTAACCAACGTCAGGCCCGCGCTGGCGAAATCCTGGGATATCAGCCCGGATGGTAAAACCCTGACTTTCCATCTGCGCGACGACGTGAAATTTCACTCTGGCAATCCGCTGACCGCCGCCGATGTGGTGTGGTCAATGCGGCGTATTCTGCATCTCAACCTCGCCCAGGCATCGGTGTGGAAATCCTACGGCTTCAGCAAGAAAAATATTGATAACCAGGTGAGCGCCCCGGACGACGTGACGGTACAAATCGTGTTACCGAAAGATAACGACCCGCAGCTGGTGATTTACTCGCTGGCGGCGCTGGGCAACCTCGGCGTGCTCGACAGTAAAACGGTGCAGAGCCACGAGCAGGATAAGGACTGGGGCAATCGCTGGCTCACCACTCATGAAGCCGGTTCCGGGCCGTTTACCCTCGAAACCTGGCAGGCGAAAGATGTCCTGCGCATGAAGCGCAATCCTGACTACTGGCGCGGTGAGGCGAAGATGAGCCGCGTGGTGCTGCGCCACTTCCAGGAGTCGCAAACTCTGCGTCTGATGGTAGCGAAAGGCGATCTCGATATTGCTAACAACATGGCGGTCTCCGATATCAACGCCCTGCGCAGCGACCCGCAACTGACCGTCGATGCAGTGCAGCGTGGGACCATGTACTACGTCGCTATGAGCATGAATGAAGATCATTTTGCCAATCCGAAAGTGCGCGAAGCGGTACGCTATTTGATTGACTACCAGGGTATCAATAAAGCGCTGATGCCGGGCTACGGCGTGCTGCATCAGCGGCCGATCAAAGCCGGCATGCCGTCCACACTGCCTGACCCGGGCTACACGCTCGACGTGGCGCGGGCGAAAAAGTTGCTGGCGGAAGCAGGCTATCCCAACGGATTTGATACCACGCTGCGAGTGCTCTCCGATCAGCCGTTCCTCAATATCGCCATTGCCGTGCAGTCGACGCTGATGCAAGCGGGCATTAACGCCAAAATCATCACCGGCACCGGCAATCAGATCTACGGCGCGATGCGCGAACGTAAATTTGACCTGCTAGTCGGGCGTGGGGGGAGCGGAATGGAACCTCACCCGCACTCCAGCCTGCGTGCGCTGGTCTATAACCCGGATAATAGCGCTGAAGCTCGCCTGACCAACTTCCAGGGCTGGCGTACCGGTTTTTACGACCCGCAGCTGAACTCCATGATTGACCACGCTCTGCTGGAGCGTAACCCGCAGCAACAGGTAGCGAGCTATCAGGCGATTCAGCAGCGCTATGACCAGCTGATCCCGGCGTTAATTCCGCTGTCGCAAATGGTCGATTCCGTCGTGGTACGCAACGAGGTGCAGGATTATCAGCCGCACCCCTCCGCCACCACTTTTCTACGTGAAGTCTATAAAACCCGCGAAGGAGAGAAAGGATGA
- a CDS encoding ABC transporter permease yields the protein MSTAILAPGSRTRRLSKRLLQVAITLFGLLLLTFTIGRVMPIDPVLAIVGPDADQSTYQQVYQQLGFDQSLVTQFGIYFVNLLHGDLGNALLTGKPVVDDIIRVFPATMELATMAIIVGAGLGIPLGVLAAARRNSLSDYVVRIISLAGYSTPIFWVGMMGLLVFYAWLGWVGGAGRVDLGLDGIVPRRTGLMTVDALLAGNSQVFWNAINHLILPASLLGFHSLAYISRMTRSFMLAQLSQEFIITARVKGLTERQVIWNHAFRNILVQLLTVVALAYGALLEGAVLIETVFSWPGFGSYLTGSLLLGDMNAVMGCVLLVGVIFVMLNLLSDMLYQFFDPRTKS from the coding sequence ATGAGTACGGCAATCCTTGCGCCTGGCTCCCGCACCCGGCGCTTATCAAAACGACTGCTGCAGGTGGCGATTACGCTGTTCGGCCTGCTGCTGCTGACCTTCACCATTGGGCGCGTGATGCCCATCGACCCGGTACTGGCCATTGTTGGGCCGGATGCCGACCAGAGCACTTACCAGCAGGTTTATCAGCAACTGGGGTTTGACCAGTCGTTGGTCACCCAGTTTGGCATCTATTTTGTCAACTTGTTGCATGGCGATTTGGGCAATGCATTGCTGACCGGGAAACCGGTGGTAGACGACATTATTCGCGTCTTCCCGGCCACCATGGAGCTGGCGACGATGGCGATTATCGTCGGCGCAGGCCTTGGTATTCCGCTGGGCGTGCTGGCGGCGGCGCGGCGTAACAGCCTCTCCGATTATGTGGTGCGTATTATCAGCCTTGCCGGCTATTCAACGCCGATTTTCTGGGTTGGGATGATGGGGCTGCTGGTGTTTTACGCCTGGCTTGGATGGGTTGGCGGTGCTGGACGGGTAGACCTTGGTCTGGACGGTATTGTGCCACGTCGCACCGGCCTGATGACCGTCGATGCACTGCTGGCAGGTAACAGCCAGGTGTTCTGGAATGCCATTAACCACCTGATTTTACCGGCCTCGCTGCTAGGCTTTCACTCGCTGGCTTACATCAGCCGTATGACCCGCAGCTTTATGCTGGCCCAGCTGTCGCAGGAGTTCATTATTACCGCGCGGGTGAAGGGGCTGACCGAACGTCAGGTTATCTGGAACCATGCGTTTCGTAACATCCTGGTACAACTGCTGACTGTAGTAGCGTTGGCCTACGGCGCGCTGCTGGAAGGCGCAGTACTGATTGAAACGGTCTTCTCCTGGCCGGGCTTTGGCTCCTATCTGACCGGCAGCCTGCTGCTGGGCGATATGAATGCGGTAATGGGCTGCGTGCTGCTGGTGGGGGTTATCTTCGTGATGCTCAACCTGCTCTCCGACATGCTGTATCAATTCTTTGACCCGAGGACAAAATCATGA